The DNA window GGTCTGCGGCCGTTGGTAGAACGCGGGCACGGGCGGGAAGATGGTGCCGCCCATTTCGGCCACGGCCGTCATATTGCGCAGGTGGGCCAGGTTCAGCGGCGCCTCGCGCACCATCAGCACCAGGCGGCGGCGCTCTTTCAGGCACACGTCCGCGGCGCGGGCCAGCAGGTTGTCGGACATGCCGTGGGCGATGGACGCGAGCGACTTCATCGAACACGGCGCCACCACCATGCCGGCAGTGGCGAACGAACCGCTGGCGATGCTGGCGGCCACGTCGCCAATCGGGTGCGTTTCGTCGGCCAGCGCCTCCACCTCGCGCCGGCCCAGGTCCAGCTCCGCCTTCACGCTCAGCCAGCCGGCGCTGCTGACCACCAGATGCGCATGCACCCCGCCCAGCCGGCGCAGGTGCTGCAGCAGCCGCACACCATAGATGGCGCCGGTGGCGCCGGTGATGCCGACGATCAGGCGCACGCGGCGGTCCGGATGTGCCGCCGCGCTCAGGGCTGCGCCAGCAGTTGCTGCAACTCGCCGCTCTCGTACATCTCCATCATGATGTCCGAGCCGCCCACGAATTCGCCCTTCACATAAAGCTGCGGAATGGTCGGCCAGTTGGCGTATTGCTTGATGCTCTCGCGCACCTCCTGGTCCTCCAGCACGTTGACGCTGGCGTACTGGTTCACGCCGCAAGCCTTGAGAATCTGCGCCGCGCGCCCGGAAAAGCCGCATTGCGGAAACTGCGGCGTCCCTTTCATGAACAGCACCACCTCGTTGGACTTGACGAGTTGGTCAATGCGTTGAATCACGTCGGACATGGGGGCCTCTGGAAATCGGTGAACGCGGACTTGGCCGCATGGGGGGAATTGTAGGTTTTGGGCCAGGCTGGCGCGTGGCCGGCCGTCAGGCGCGCAATCCCTGCGAGGTCGGGCTGGGTCTGCACCGCCATCAAACCCGCCGCGAGCAGCAGCGCCTGCACGGCCGCGGCCTGGTCGTGGCCATGCTCCAAGGCCAGCCAGCCGCCGGCGGCCAGATGCGCGGGCGCTGTGGCGACGATGCGGCGGATGTCGGCCAGGCCGTCGGCGCTGGCGCGGCCCACCAGGGCGAGTTGCGGCTCGTGCGCCAGTGCGGCGAGGTGCGCATCGCCCGCCGCGACGTAGGGCGGGTTGCCGAGGATGAGGTCGAAGCGTGGCGCGGGCATCGGCAGCGCGGCGAACCAGTCGCCGGCCAGCAGGCGCAGCGGGCCGCCGGGGCGCCGTTGCGGCAACAGCGATTGGGCGTTGCCGGCGGCCACCTTCAGCGCGTCGGCGCTGCTGTCCACCGCCCACACTTCGGCTTGCGGCCGCGCATGGGCCACCGCCACGGCGATGGCGCCGCTGCCGGTGCCGAGGTCGAGCACGGTGGCGTGGCCGTCGTGCGGCATGCGCGCCAGGGCGAAGTCCACCAGCAACTCGGTCTCGGGCCGCGGCACCAGCACGGCCGGGCTCACCGTGAAGCGCAAGCCGTAGAACTCGCGCCAGCCCAGCACATAAGCCAGCGGCTCGCCGGCCCGCAGGCGCGTGGCGGCGGCGTCCAGCAGCTTGAGGGCCGCGGCGTCGAGCAGGGCTTCGGGATGCGCCAGCAAGGTGGCGTGGCTGATGCCAGCCAGCTCGCGCAGCAGCACCAGCGCGTCGATGCGCGCCAGGCCGGCCTGGCGCATCCAGGCTTCGAGGGTCATGGGCATGGACGTTGCCATGTTGTGCGACTGGCCATGGCGTAGCGATGGTGGCGATGGGCTGCAGCCATCACAACGCTCCGGTTCATGCCTCGCCCAGCGCCATCAGCAACTCGGCCTGATGTTCGGCGTGCAGGGCGTCGAGCAGTTCGTCGAGATCGCCGTTCAGGATGGCGTCGATCTTGTACAGCGTGAGGTTGATGCGGTGGTCGGTGATGCGCCCTTGCGGCACGTTGTAGGTGCGGATGCGATCGGAGCGGTCGCCGCTGCCGACCAGGCTCTTGCGCTGCGCCGCTTCCTTGGCCTGCGCCTCCTGCCGCTGCCGCTGCTCCAGGCGGGCGGCCAGCACGGCCAGCGCCTGCGCCTTGTTGCGGTGCTGCGAGCGGTCGTCCTGGCACTCCACCACCAGGCCGGTGGGCAGGTGGATGATGCGCACGGCCGAGTCGGTCTTGTTGATGTGCTGGCCGCCGGCGCCGGAGGCGCGGAAGGTGTCGATGCGCAACTCGGCCGGGTTGATCCGCACCGCGGCCTGCGC is part of the Thiomonas sp. X19 genome and encodes:
- a CDS encoding UbiX family flavin prenyltransferase: MRLIVGITGATGAIYGVRLLQHLRRLGGVHAHLVVSSAGWLSVKAELDLGRREVEALADETHPIGDVAASIASGSFATAGMVVAPCSMKSLASIAHGMSDNLLARAADVCLKERRRLVLMVREAPLNLAHLRNMTAVAEMGGTIFPPVPAFYQRPQTLEQMVDHTLGRVLEQFGIAHDLAPQWQGWPETGPGAATGANAGG
- the grxD gene encoding Grx4 family monothiol glutaredoxin → MSDVIQRIDQLVKSNEVVLFMKGTPQFPQCGFSGRAAQILKACGVNQYASVNVLEDQEVRESIKQYANWPTIPQLYVKGEFVGGSDIMMEMYESGELQQLLAQP
- the prmC gene encoding peptide chain release factor N(5)-glutamine methyltransferase, which codes for MPMTLEAWMRQAGLARIDALVLLRELAGISHATLLAHPEALLDAAALKLLDAAATRLRAGEPLAYVLGWREFYGLRFTVSPAVLVPRPETELLVDFALARMPHDGHATVLDLGTGSGAIAVAVAHARPQAEVWAVDSSADALKVAAGNAQSLLPQRRPGGPLRLLAGDWFAALPMPAPRFDLILGNPPYVAAGDAHLAALAHEPQLALVGRASADGLADIRRIVATAPAHLAAGGWLALEHGHDQAAAVQALLLAAGLMAVQTQPDLAGIARLTAGHAPAWPKTYNSPHAAKSAFTDFQRPPCPT